The genomic stretch GTTCCCACCGCCGCGGTCGCGGCCCGACAGGGCGCGACCCAACCGGAGCCGGGCGCCGTGGTGCGTCGGGGCGGCTCCGCAGCCGAGACGGAAGCCGCGGCCGAGCCGGAGCCCGGCGCCGTCGAGCGTCGGGCCGGCTCCGCAGCGGACAATGATCCGCGTCCAGCGACGCGCTCCGCCCGCATCGCCGACCTCGACGTCGAGCCCAGCCCGGTGCCAAGGAGACTGCGCATCCCGAGCATCGACGTCGACGCGACGATCGGCGCAATCGGCGTCGAGGCCAACGGCGACGTGGAGGTGCCCGAGAACGTCCGCAACGTCGGTTGGTACCGCTACGGGCCCGCGCCCGGGGAACCCGGCGCGACGGTGATCGCCGGCCACGTCGATTCCCGAGAACAGGGACCCGGTGCGTTCTTCGACCTGCGCACGCTGGATGTCGGCGCACGCGTGAGCGTGGCCGACAGCACCGGTGACGAACACCGCTACGACGTCGTCGCCCGTCGCGCCTACGACAAGTCGGTGCTGCCCACCGACAAGCTGTTCTCGCGTGCAGGGCCGTCCCAACTCATCCTGATCACCTGCGGCGGCGACT from Euzebyales bacterium encodes the following:
- a CDS encoding class F sortase produces the protein MRGPERLARTVLVVGLVLAISTPLVWELMTPSANAGTLPAQAQVTAQPVPTAAVAARQGATQPEPGAVVRRGGSAAETEAAAEPEPGAVERRAGSAADNDPRPATRSARIADLDVEPSPVPRRLRIPSIDVDATIGAIGVEANGDVEVPENVRNVGWYRYGPAPGEPGATVIAGHVDSREQGPGAFFDLRTLDVGARVSVADSTGDEHRYDVVARRAYDKSVLPTDKLFSRAGPSQLILITCGGDFDSTAGSYRNNVVIYAQPS